From Bacteroidales bacterium, the proteins below share one genomic window:
- a CDS encoding DUF5682 family protein yields the protein MTDKINIFGVRHLSPGASWHLLRYLEEKKPDCILIEGPADAGEILFHLADKRVKPPVALLAYTTELPIETVLYPFADYSPEYQAICWGVHKKKDVRFIDLPSDILLKLKQAKDEKPEEANAFYRFHNDLYDKVAIQYGEDDYESYWERNFEHNLNAGSFRDGLAYQSTQMREIVIGREFEAVPYDFTYNHIREAHMRMEIQRAIDEGIEPEKIVVIVGAYHVAGILDDVPPMTGKELEEIPRTTTQITLMPYSYFRLSSRTGYGAGNKAPFYFGMMWDAIRRNALDELPATYMSVIARELRTKGNNASSASAIEAVRLSQALTSLRSGASPVLKDLHDAAVTCFGGGELSVVAEALNMADIGTAIGFLPEGVSQTPVQEDMNQELKRLKLLNYKTAVAQELVLDLRENLKVKTKEAAFIDLNRSTFLHRLKVLNIHFAEQLHVSQDSATWAEKWNLRWTPEVEIEVVEANLKGETLEIATAYELKERLANCADISLAAKVIRDACECNLVNIFDNALSTLQTLLVDSNNFRETAFAARELSVLIQYGDLRQFNLEPLVPVLQQLFLRASLLLVDASTCDDKAATSIVEAINVMENISREQYELVDTETWQKELQTLAWRDDLNTKLSGTAFSILLEHNLADEEDCSKEVSRRLSPGVPADLGAGWIEGLVGRNRYALLSRISLWRELDNYVQSLDEEEFFRSVVFLRRAFGQFEPNQKNSIAELLGDFWGMGAEATAELLQADLTEQETEKLDELNDFDFEF from the coding sequence GTGACCGACAAAATCAATATATTCGGAGTGCGGCATCTTTCACCCGGAGCGTCGTGGCATCTGCTTCGATACCTTGAAGAAAAGAAGCCCGATTGCATCCTGATTGAAGGGCCTGCCGATGCGGGTGAAATCCTTTTTCACCTGGCCGACAAAAGAGTAAAACCGCCTGTGGCTTTGCTGGCGTATACCACTGAGCTGCCTATCGAAACCGTGCTATATCCCTTTGCCGACTATTCGCCAGAATACCAGGCAATATGCTGGGGTGTCCATAAGAAGAAAGATGTACGTTTCATCGACCTGCCTTCGGACATCCTGTTGAAGCTGAAACAGGCAAAAGATGAAAAACCGGAGGAAGCCAATGCTTTCTATCGTTTTCATAATGACTTGTATGACAAGGTGGCCATACAATATGGTGAAGACGATTACGAGAGCTATTGGGAGCGGAATTTTGAACATAACCTTAATGCGGGAAGTTTCAGGGACGGGTTGGCATACCAATCCACGCAGATGCGGGAAATCGTTATCGGCAGGGAATTCGAAGCAGTACCTTACGATTTCACCTACAACCATATCCGTGAGGCGCACATGCGTATGGAGATTCAAAGGGCCATCGACGAAGGTATTGAACCCGAAAAAATCGTTGTGATCGTCGGGGCGTACCATGTCGCTGGTATACTGGATGATGTGCCACCCATGACCGGAAAAGAACTGGAGGAAATACCACGTACTACGACACAGATCACTCTGATGCCCTACTCTTATTTCAGGTTGAGCAGCCGCACAGGTTATGGCGCGGGAAACAAAGCACCTTTTTATTTCGGGATGATGTGGGACGCTATCCGGCGGAATGCGCTGGATGAACTTCCTGCCACATATATGTCCGTTATTGCCCGCGAACTGAGGACAAAGGGCAATAATGCCTCATCTGCCAGTGCCATTGAAGCCGTACGCCTGAGTCAGGCATTGACTTCGCTCCGTTCGGGTGCATCGCCCGTGCTGAAAGACCTTCACGATGCAGCTGTGACCTGTTTCGGAGGCGGCGAACTGTCCGTTGTTGCCGAGGCCCTGAATATGGCTGACATTGGTACAGCCATTGGTTTCCTGCCTGAAGGAGTCAGCCAGACACCTGTTCAGGAGGACATGAATCAGGAATTGAAGCGGTTGAAACTATTGAATTACAAAACCGCAGTAGCTCAGGAACTGGTTCTCGACCTACGGGAAAACCTTAAGGTGAAAACCAAAGAGGCGGCTTTCATCGACCTGAACCGTTCTACCTTCCTGCATCGCCTGAAAGTATTGAACATCCACTTTGCCGAACAACTGCATGTTTCGCAGGACAGCGCTACATGGGCCGAAAAATGGAACCTGCGCTGGACGCCAGAAGTGGAAATAGAAGTGGTGGAGGCCAACCTCAAAGGTGAAACCCTTGAAATAGCCACGGCTTACGAACTCAAAGAACGCCTGGCCAACTGTGCCGATATTTCCCTTGCAGCCAAAGTAATCCGCGATGCCTGTGAATGTAATCTGGTGAATATCTTTGATAATGCCCTGAGTACATTACAGACATTACTGGTCGATTCCAACAACTTCAGGGAAACGGCTTTTGCTGCTCGGGAATTGTCTGTACTGATTCAATACGGCGACTTGCGCCAGTTCAACCTCGAACCGCTTGTGCCTGTCCTTCAGCAACTTTTCTTGCGGGCTTCGCTCCTGCTGGTCGATGCTTCCACCTGCGACGACAAGGCGGCAACAAGCATCGTGGAAGCCATCAACGTAATGGAAAATATTTCGCGGGAGCAATATGAACTAGTCGATACCGAAACATGGCAGAAGGAACTGCAAACCCTTGCCTGGCGCGATGATCTGAATACGAAGTTATCGGGAACGGCTTTTTCCATCCTTTTGGAGCACAATCTGGCCGACGAGGAGGATTGCTCGAAGGAGGTGTCGCGACGCTTGTCTCCCGGTGTGCCTGCAGATCTGGGCGCAGGGTGGATCGAAGGACTTGTAGGACGCAACAGATATGCTTTATTATCAAGAATATCGCTATGGCGCGAATTGGATAACTATGTGCAAAGTCTTGACGAAGAAGAGTTTTTTCGCTCTGTGGTGTTTCTGCGCCGCGCTTTCGGACAGTTTGAACCCAACCAGAAAAACAGCATTGCCGAATTGCTCGGCGATTTCTGGGGAATGGGCGCCGAAGCCACTGCTGAACTGCTGCAGGCCGACCTGACCGAACAGGAGACGGAAAAACTGGATGAATTGAATGATTTTGATTTCGAGTTTTAG